From one Triticum dicoccoides isolate Atlit2015 ecotype Zavitan unplaced genomic scaffold, WEW_v2.0 scaffold50629, whole genome shotgun sequence genomic stretch:
- the LOC119346784 gene encoding probable flavin-containing monooxygenase 1, translating into MVDFVILCTGRFSNYPNIPNFPPGRGPEAFDGKVIHSMDYSKMGSEKAKEMIKDKCVTVVGYGNSALDIANECAKVNGMEKPCTMVVRTKQWIIPNFYAWGINISNFYLTRFAELLIHKPGEGFLLSILATVLTPLRLMISKFAESYYSIPMKKHDMVPDHSFFEGMVGCMLSTTPKDHYKNLEEGIIVIRKSKTFGFCKEGVLVEGESTLVKSDIVIFGTGFNGDQNIKDMFMSKECIHPKIPQLAVLGYSDNYANVYTSELRSKWLAYFMDGGFRLPSVEAMQRDVLECEKVMKHYSRDESRTPCTGLLPTWYNDRLCEDMGCNPRRKNGFFAELFEAYGPDDYSDLHPK; encoded by the exons ATGGTAGACTTTGTGATTCTTTGTACGGGAAGGTTTAGCAATTATCCCAACATACCCAATTTCCCTCCTGGTAGAGGCCCAGAAGCATTTGATGGGAAAGTGATCCACTCCATGGACTACTCCAAAATGGGTAGTGAGAAAGCTAAGGAGATGATCAAGGACAAGTGTGTGACTGTCGTTGGCTATGGAAATTCAGCCCTTGACATTGCTAATGAATGCGCAAAAGTAAACG GTATGGAGAAACCATGCACAATGGTAGTCCGAACCAAGCAATGGATCATACCGAACTTCTATGCTTGGGGTATTAACATATCAAATTTCTATCTAACTCGTTTTGCTGAACTCCTTATTCACAAGCCCGGTGAAGGTTTCCTCCTTAGCATATTAGCTACCGTCTTGACTCCATTG AGGTTGATGATTTCAAAGTTTGCTGAGAGCTACTACTCCATTCCAATGAAGAAGCATGACATGGTGCCTGACCACAGCTTTTTTGAGGGGATGGTGGGATGTATGCTTTCCACTACACCCAAGGATCATTACAAGAATCTAGAGGAAGGCATCATCGTTATTAGAAAGTCGAAGACCTTTGGCTTTTGCAAAGAAGGTGTGCTCGTTGAAGGTGAATCTACGTTGGTAAAGAGTGACATAGTTATCTTCGGAACAGGATTCAATGGTGATCAAAACATCAAGGACATGTTCATGTCAAA GGAGTGCATACATCCTAAGATTCCACAACTTGCGGTCCTCGGATATTCTGACAACTATGCGAATGTCTACACTTCAGAACTACGGTCTAAGTGGCTAGCATATTTCATGGATGGTGGATTTAGATTACCAAGTGTTGAAGCAATGCAGAGGGATGTACTTGAATGCGAGAAGGTAATGAAGCATTACTCCCGTGACGAATCACGTACACCGTGCACTGGACTTCTTCCTACTTGGTACAATGATAGATTATGTGAAGACATGGGATGCAACCCGAGAAGGAAGAATGGATTTTTTGCCGAATTATTTGAGGCCTATGGTCCCGATGATTATAGCGATCTTCACCCTAAGTAA